The proteins below are encoded in one region of Candidatus Ozemobacteraceae bacterium:
- a CDS encoding cold-shock protein: MERGTVKWFNADKGYGFITRENGEKDAFVHHRSITGTGFKTLDEGQAVQFEIEAGPKGPQATNVTKI; this comes from the coding sequence ATGGAACGTGGTACAGTGAAGTGGTTCAATGCTGACAAGGGTTACGGATTCATCACCCGCGAGAACGGCGAGAAGGATGCTTTCGTTCATCACCGGTCGATCACCGGCACCGGCTTCAAGACCCTCGACGAGGGCCAGGCCGTCCAGTTCGAGATCGAAGCCGGCCCCAAGGGTCCGCAGGCGACCAACGTCACCAAGATCTAA